In Papio anubis isolate 15944 chromosome 17, Panubis1.0, whole genome shotgun sequence, the following are encoded in one genomic region:
- the C17H17orf113 gene encoding transmembrane protein C17orf113 homolog — MVPPGKKPAGEASNSNKKCKRYFNEHWKEEFTWLDFDYERKLMFCLECRQALVRNKHGKAENAFTVGTDNFQRHALLRHVTSGAHRQALAVNQGQPPFEGQAEGGEACPGLTTTPASRGVKVEVDPAKVAVLTTVYCMAKEDVPDDRCSALLELQRFNLCQALLGTEHGDYYSPRRVRDMQVAIASVLHTEACQRLKASPYVGLVLDETRDWPESHSLALFATSVSPCDGQPATTFLGSVELQEGEATAGQLLDILQAFGVSAPKLAWLSSSLPSERLGSVGPQLRATCPLLAELHCLPGRTDPEPPAYLGQYESILDALFRLHGGPSSHLVPELRAALDLAAIDLAGPRPVPWASLLPVVEAVAEAWPGLVPTLEAAALASPVAGSLALALRQFTFVAFTHLLLDALPSVQKLSLVLQAEEPDMALLQPLVMAAAASLQAQRCSGGARLQGFLQELASTDPDTSSGRCTYRGVELLGYSEAAVRGLEWLRGSFLDSMRKGLQDSYPGPSLDAVAAFAAIFDPRRYPQAPEELGAHGEGALRVLLRGFAPAVVRQRALGDFALFKRVVFSLGRLGPRALCTQLACAHSELHELFPDFAALAALALALPAGAGLLDKVGRSRELRWWGQSGVGEGRGGHVVKIAVDGPPLHEFDFGLAVEFLESGWGEGFLGSQLT; from the exons ATGGTGCCCCCAGGGAAGAAACCAGCGGGAGAGGCCTCCAACTCCAACAAGAAGTGTAAGCGTTACTTCAACGAGCACTGGAAAGAGGAGTTTACCTGGCTGGACTTTGACTATGAGCGGAAGCTGATGTTCTGCCTCGAGTGCCGCCAGGCCCTGGTACGGAACAAGCATGGCAAAGCCGAAAACGCCTTCACTGTGGGCACTGACAACTTCCAGCGCCACGCCCTGCTGCGCCACGTGACCTCAGGAGCCCACCGCCAGGCTCTGGCTGTCAACCAGGGCCAGCCCCCTTTTGAGGGCCAGGCTGAGGGCGGAGAGGCCTGCCCAGGCCTGACTACGACCCCCGCCTCCAGGGGCGTCAAGGTGGAGGTAGACCCGGCCAAAGTGGCTGTGCTGACTACCGTGTACTGCATGGCAAAGGAGGATGTGCCCGACGACCGCTGCTCTGCCCTGCTCGAGCTGCAGAGGTTCaacctgtgccaggcactgctgggCACAGAGCATGGCGATTACTACAGTCCCAGGAGGGTGAGGGACATGCAG GTGGCCATTGCCAGTGTCTTGCACACAGAGGCCTGCCAGCGCCTGAAGGCATCCCCATATGTGGGGCTGGTGTTGGATGAGACCAGAGACTGGCCGGAGTCACACAGCCTGGCCCTGTTTGCCACTTCGGTGTCCCCCTGTGATGGCCAGCCTGCCACCACCTTCCTGGGCAGTGTGGAGCTACAGGAGGGCGAGGCCACTGCTGGCCAGCTCTTGGACATCCTGCAGGCTTTCGGCGTATCTGCACCCAAGCTGGCCTGGCTCAGCTCAAGCCTCCCCAGTGAGCGCCTGGGGAGTGTGGGCCCACAGCTCCGGGCCACTTGCCCACTGCTGGCAGAGCTGCACTGCCTCCCTGGCCGCACAGATCCTGAGCCCCCCGCCTACTTGGGTCAATATGAGAGCATATTGGATGCCCTATTCCGCCTCCATGGTGGTCCTAGTTCCCACTTGGTCCCTGAGCTCCGGGCAGCACTGGACCTTGCAGCTATTGACTTGGCAGGGCCTCGGCCAGTGCCCTGGGCCTCCCTGCTGCCTGTCGTGGAAGCAGTGGcagaggcctggcctggcctggtgcCCACCCTGGAGGCTGCAGCCCTTGCCTCACCTGTGGCGGGGTCACTGGCCCTGGCCCTGCGCCAGTTCACCTTCGTGGCCTTCACCCACCTGCTGCTGGATGCCCTGCcctctgtgcagaagctctcccTTGTCCTGCAGGCAGAAGAGCCGGACATGGCCTTGCTGCAGCCCCTGGTGATGGCGGCTGCGGCCTCCCTCCAAGCTCAGCGCTGCTCAGGTGGGGCCCGCCTCCAGGGCTTCCTGCAGGAACTGGCATCCACGGACCCTGACACCAGCAGCGGGCGCTGCACCTACCGCGGCGTGGAGCTGCTCGGTTACTCAGAGGCTGCGGTCCGGGGCTTGGAGTGGCTCCGGGGGTCCTTTCTGGACTCCATGCGGAAGGGCCTACAGGACTCCTACCCCGGGCCTTCGCTGGACGCCGTGGCCGCCTTCGCGGCGATCTTCGACCCCCGCCGCTACCCTCAGGCGCCAGAGGAGCTGGGAGCGCATGGCGAGGGGGCGCTGCGGGTGCTGCTGCGCGGCTTTGCGCCTGCCGTGGTGCGCCAGCGGGCACTAGGGGACTTCGCGCTGTTTAAGCGCGTGGTGTTCAGCCTTGGGCGGCTCGGCCCGCGGGCCCTGTGCACTCAGCTGGCGTGCGCGCACTCGGAGCTGCACGAGCTCTTCCCCGACTTCGCTGCCCTAGCCGCCTTGGCTTTGGCGCTGCCCGCGGGCGCTGGCCTGCTGGACAAGGTCGGCCGCAGCCGGGAGCTGCGGTGGTGGGGGCAGAGCGGGGTCGGGGAAGGCCGGGGGGGCCACGTGGTGAAGATCGCAGTGGATGGGCCCCCGCTGCACGAGTTTGACTTTGGGTTGGCTGTGGAGTTCTTAGAgagtgggtggggagagggctTCCTGGGGTCGCAGCTCACCTGA